The sequence GGCGGCACGCCTTCGTCTCCAGCCGCTCGGTGTACGCCTGGCCGGTGCCGGTGGGGCTGGACGAGTTCGGGCCCCTGGCCGAGGGCGACCCGGACGCGGAGTCGACCGACTTCGCCGCCGACAAGCGGGGGTCGGAGCTGGCCGTGCTGCGCGCGTTCGGCGAGGACCGCACCCTGCTGGTCCGGCCGGGCCTGATCCTGGGCCCGCGCGAGAACGCGGGCCGCCTGCCGTGGTGGCTGAACCGCATCGCCCGGGGCGGTGGGATCCCGGCCCCCGGCCCGCGGGACACCCCGCTCCAGTACGTCGACGTACGCGACCTGGCGGCCTGGCTGCTGGACGCGCTGGAGTCCTCCCTGCACGGCCCCTACAACCTCGTCTCACAGCCGGGGCACACCACCATCGGTGAACTCCTGGACCTCTGCGCACGCGTCACGGGCGGCGCCGCCGAACTGCGCTGGACCTCACCCGAGGCGATCGCCGCCGCCGAGGTCTCCCCGTGGACCGACCTGCCCGTCTGGGCCCCGCCCGGCACGGACTTCCACGCCGCGATCCACACGGGGGACGTCGCGCGGGCCCACGCCACCGGCCTGGTCTGCCGCCCGGTCACCGAGACGGTCACCGACACCTGGACCTGGCAGCGCTCCGTCCCGGAGGCCGAACTGAAGCTCGCGGACGGCCTCACCGAGGAGGCCGAGGCCCGCCTCCTGAAGGGCTGAGGCGCCCGTCCGGGCCGCCGGGCGGACGGCCCGGCCGATCACGGCCCGGGGCGGTCACGGCCCGGGGCCGGGGTCCTGCGGCTCGCCCGCCAGGCGGACCGTGCTCAGGATGCGCATGATCAGGGCGTCGTCGACGGCCCCCGGGACGCCCGTACGGCCGTAGAAGTTCCAGGAGACCAGGTCACCGCGGGAGTTGCGGAAGCCGAAGACGATCGCCTGGCCGTCGCCCGCACAGCGGTTGCTCCGCGCGACGCCCGAGGAGCGCGCCTTGACGTAACTCCCCTTGACCCCCGACTTCGTGGTGTAGGCCACCGGCTTGTCGGAGGTGACCACGCTCTTGTCCGGCTGGGTGTAGGCGGCGTAGACCCAGGTGGGTGCCTCCTTCACGGCGATGTCGGCGGGGTCCTTGGCGCCGCCGGCGCCCTTGGTGCCGACGTTGCCGAGCCGGACGTCCGTGATCTGGCCGTCGCCGTTCGTGTCGATGCTGCACCACCGGGACTTGTAGAAGGCGGGTGCCGTGTGCCCGATGAGTACCTTCTCCGTGTCCTTGCTGTCCTCGTAGCCGCTGAAGATCTGGGGTTCGAGGACCTCCCAGCCGGGCGGGACGTCGAAGGCGGTGCCGTGCTTGGGGTTGATCACGGTCTTCCAGCCCGCGACGAGCGGCTTCGTCGGGTCGGCCGCCTGCGCCGCGGCCGCCGCCGAGGCGCGGTGCCGGTTCTCGCGGGCGCCGAGCGCGACACCGGTCGCGGCGGCGCCGACCGCCAGGGCGGTCAGCGCGCCGATCCCCACGACGAGCCGCTTCCGGCCGATCCGGCCCCGGCCGGCGTCGGGCTCCCGCGGCGCCCCGAAGGGCGGCGGCGGCCGGTACAGGCCGCCGGGCTCGGTCGGCTGTTGGTACGGGTTCTGCACGGTGCCCCTCCTGGTACCTGCCTGCCCTACTTGCCGAAGGACAGGATCGCGCGGCTCGCCTTGCGCGGTTCCGGGCTGTAGACCCGGCCGTTGAGCAGGAACAGCCGCCCGCCCGCCCACGCGATGCGGATGCCGTGGGTGTAGAAGACGTCCTCGGGGCCGGCCGCCGCCGCCGGGCTCTGCAGCACCGGCCGTGAGGCCCCGTCGGCCGCGGCGAGGGCGACGACCGCCCCCGCCTCGCCGCTGCCCGGGGTGACGTAGGTGAGGACCTTGCCGTCCTCGACCGCGAGCGGCCACATGGTGCGCCCCTTGGGCTGCTCGGCGGTGCGCCACCGCTCCTTACCGGTGTTCAGGTCGACGGCGACGACCTGGTTCGTGACGTCGATGCCGAGCGTGGTGCCGGGCTTGCCCGCGCCGATGTAGAGCGAGTCGGCGTCGGCCGCGACGGCGTAGCACTCCTGGAAGCCGGTCGCGTTGCCGAAGCCGTTGCAGCGGCCGCTGACCCCGAAGGTCGGGACGCTCTGCGAGCGGACCGTGCCGTCGGCGGCGAAGGCCGTGAGGTTCCAGGTCTTCTTGTCCTTGTGGTGCGCGGCGACCACCAGCGGGTCGACGGACAGCACCCGGCCGACGGTCCAGTCCGGCGCGTACTTGTAGCTCCACCGCGCGGCGCCCGTGGCCGGATCCAGCTCCTCGACCATCGCCTGTCCGCGGGCGACGGCGTCCTTCGGGTCGGGGCACTGGCGGACGGCGATCAGCCGCGAGCCCCCGGCGATGCCGTACGGGTAGCAGCCGTTCGGGCTCGACGTACCGAAGAGCTTGCGGCCGTCGGTGACCGAGAACCCGCTCATGACGGCCGACCGGACGACGACCACGGTGTCACCACTGATCGCCGGTTCGAACTGGGTCGAGCTGTCGTACGCGTTCTCGGCCGGCAGCGGAACCTTCCAGCCCGCCCGCCCCGTGGTGAGGTCGATCTGCTGGAGGTGGGTGCAGCGCGAGCTCTCCGAGGCGCTCTCCTTCACCCCCACGACGAGCTTGCCGGTCGCGGACGGGGCCGGTGGGATCCCGCACATCGGTGTCTGGAGCGGGAGTTTCCACTTCTCCTGGCCGTCGGCCGCCGCGTATGCGGTGAAGCCGTTCAGGATCGCGCTGACCACGGTGTCGCCGACCCGCCACGGGCCGTACTGCGAGGTCCCGGCCCCGGCCACCTCCGCCTGGTTGTCGCGCAGCCAGACGCGGGCCTCGCCCGCCCGGATGCCGGCGTTGGGGTCGTAGGCCTCGAAGCCCCCGGCAGGGCCCCCGCCCGGGCCCTTGCCGTCGCCCTGGTCGACCGAGGGCGTACCGGTGGGCCCGGCCAGGGGCTCCGCGCTGTGGCCGCGGACCGTGAGCCGGTAGGCGCCGCCGCCGATCACGAGCAGGCCGGCGAGCAGCGCCAGGGCGGCGCCGACGGCGACCACTGGCCGGGGCAACCGCCGTCGGCCCCGGCCGCCGGGCAGCGGGGCGGTCACGGTGGGGGGTACGGGTGGTGCGGGCGGTGGGGGTGGGGCGAAAGGCGCGGGCGGCGGGCCGAAGCCGGCGGTCCGCCGCTCGTCGGGTTCCGGCCGTGGGCCGGAGGTACGACCGGTCATGGGGGAAGTCTGGCCGATCCGGAGATATTTCTAGAATAGATTTTTGGACGATTCCGCCGCCGCCGGCTCCGGTCGCCCGGCCGGGGGCGCAGGTCTAGCGTGGAGGGATGGTTCCTTGGCTTGGCGGGTGAGGAGGCCGGGCATGACGACACGCCGGCGCAGTGCCGCCGTGACCCTGGCGGCGGTCGGACTCCTGATGGGGCCCGTGGGGGCGGGGGCGGGCGCTGCGTACGCCTGGGACGCGGCGGCGCCCACGGCGCCCGTACCGGCCGCGACGGTCCCGGCGCCGACCCCGAACCCCGCCGCCTCGGACGAGTTCGCGCAGCTGACCCCGGCCGTCACCCGCCAGTTGGACACCGCGATCAAGCAGGTCCTGGCGGAGGCGAAGATCCCCGGCGTGATCGTGTCCGTGTCGGCCCCCGGCAAGGGTGACTACGTACGGTCCTTCGGCGTCGCCGACAAGGCCACGGGCGCGCCGATGACCCCGAACCTGAACATGCGGATCGGCAGCGTGACCAAGACCTTCACCGTGACCGCCCTGCTGGAGCTGGTGGACGAGGGGAAGGTCGGTCTGGACGACCCGATCGGCAAGTACGTCGACGGCGTGCCCAACGGCGACCGGATCACCCTGCGCGAGCTCGCCGGCATGCGCAGCGGTCTGTTCAACTACTCGGCGGACGAGGGCTTCTACAAGGCGTTCACCAGCAACCCTGACCGGCCCTTCACCCCGCAGGAGCTGCTCGCCTACTCCTTCGAGCACCCGGTGCTCTTCGAACCGAACGCGAAGTTCTACTACTGCAACACCAACCTGATCCTGCTCGGGCTGGTGGTGGAGAAGGTCAGCGGCGTCCCCCTCGACACGTTCGTCGACCGGGAGGTCGTCGAACCGGCCGGGCTGAAGCACACCCTGTTCCCCACGGGCCCGGAGTTCCCCGCTCCGCACGCCCAGGGCTACACGGACCAGACGGCCTCCGGCAAGGTCGAGACCTCCACCGACTGGAACCCCTCCTGGGCCTGGGCGGCCGGCGCGATGATCTCCGACCTCTCCGACCTGCGCAGCTGGGCGAAGACCTTGGCGACCGGCACCCTGCTGACCCCCGCCACCCAGGCCCAGCGCCTCGACGTGGTCGACGCGCTCCCGGGCACCGGCTACGGCCTCGGCATCTTCAACGTCCAGGGCTGGATCGGGCACAACGGCTCGCTGCCGGGCTACGGCTCGCTGGTCCTCTACCTGCCGGAGGCGAAGGCCACGCTCGTCGTGCTGCTCAACACGGACATCGGGTACCAGGGCCAGGAGCCCAGCACCCTGGTCGGCGAGGCGATCACCAAGATCGTGACCCCGGACCGGGTCTACACGCTCCCCGCCCAGCCGGCCTCCTGAGCAGGGTCGACGGGAAAGTCATGTGAGCGGCGGGTCACGGGACTTCGGTCCCGGGGCCCGTTGTCGCGTTGTGCGCCCCGTCCTTCGCCACGGCCGACTCCGGCCGTAGCGTAGGCAGTCGAGGGCGTCGGGGGTCCAGGACGGCTCTGCACCCTCCACGCACAATGGTCCGTGGCGCTCGAAACACCCACGAGGGAGACGCACATGAACGGTCAGGCAGCACAGCGGGACGGCCGGTCCCCGGCGGAGGAATCCCCTTCCGCGGTCGCGGTCCGCGCGGCCGGCGAGGCGGACGTCGACGCGGCGGCCGTGCTGTTCCGCGGCTACCTCGACTTCTACGAGGTGGACATCGAGGACCCGGACGCCCCACGGGCGTTCCTGGCGGAGCGGATCGCGAAGGACGAGTCGCTGGTCCTGCTCGCCGATGTCCCGGAGCTCGGCACGGTCGGCTTCGCGCAGGTCTACCGCGGGTTCTCCTCCCTCTCCCTGAAGACCGCCTGGGTCCTCAACGACCTCTACGTCGCCCCCGCCGGCCGCCGCACCGGAGCGGGCCGGGCGCTGCTGCGCGAGGTGCTTCGCCGGGCCCGCGAGGCCGAGGTGTCCGGCGTGCAGCTGGAGACCGCGTACGACAACACCGTCGCGCAGGGGCTGTACGAGACGGAGGGCTTCGTCCGCGAGGAGTTCCACGTCTACTTCCACGACCTGGGCTGAGCGGCCTCCGGCAGGAGTGCGACGGGATCGGCGGCGGGGAGGTGAAACATTCTCCGCCGCCCTCGCGTCAGAGGGGGAGAGGGACGTGAGGGGGGAGCACATGCGCCGGGCGCGCAGGGACGGGTTCGGCGAGTTCGCCGCGAGCCGTTCGGGCCATCTGCACCGGTCGGCCTGCCTGCTCGTGGGCGGGGACACCCGCCTCGCGGAGGACCTGGTACGGGAGACCCTGGGGCGGATGTACCTGCGATGGGGCCGGATCTCCCGGGTCGACGATCCGGCCGCGTACGCGCAGACGGTGCTGGTCCGGGTCTTCCTCACGCACCAGCGCCGCCGGTCCCCCCAAGAGCGGCCGGTCGGGGAGCTCCCCGACGCGGTTGCGCCGACGCTGCTGGAGGCGCTGGGGCGGCTGGCGCCCAAGGACCGGGCGGTGCTGGTGCTGCGCTACTGGGAGGACCGCAGCGTCGAGGAGACCGCCGACGCGATGAACACCGGCTCGGCGGCGATCCGTACGCGGACCTCGCGGGCGCTCGACCGGCTGCGGGAGCAGCTCGGTGGCGACCTCACCGCCTTCGTGGACCGCTGAGAGCACCGGCCCGCCCCGGCAGGCTCGCCCCCCGCTCCCTCGCCTCCTCACGCTCCCTCGCCCCCTCACCCGCACTCCGACCGGCACACGGAAGGCCTGGCTCCTGATGTCCTTCGAAGACGAACTCGCCGAAGCCCTCCGGCGCACGGGGGAGGGCTTCACCTCCGACCCCGGGGCCCTCGCGGAAGCGGGCGGGGCGCGCGGCCGGCGCCTGGTGGCGCGCCGCCGGGCCGCCGTGGCCGGTGGATCCGTGTCGGCCCTGCTCCTGATCGCCACGGCGGGGGCCTACTCCGGCGGCCTGTTCGGCAGCTCCGACGCCGAGGGCGCGGTCCACGTCACGGCCCCGACCCCGACCCCGCCGGCCGACGGGCGGCAGACCGGCACCGGCGCGGTCACCGCCGACCAGATGATCGGCAAGATGAGGGCGCTCCTGCCGGGCGGCCGGATCGACGCGCCCGAGGCGCGGGGCACGGAGGACGAGCTCGGGCCCAGGGTCGGCGTCGTGTACGACGACGGCAAGGGCCCGGCCGCCGTCTTCCTCAGCCTCCAGCGGGTGGACCCCTTCGGCAGCGGGGCCCGCGCGCAGACCGAGTGCGAGGACAAGAACCTGCACGGCTACGACGCCTGCCGGACCGAGCAACTGCCCGACGGCTCCCGGCTGCTGCTGTACCAGGGCTACGAGTACCCGGACCGCCGGGAGGACACCAAGGTCTGGCGGGCCGTGCTCGTGACCGTGCAGGGCTTCCTGGTCGACGCGTCCGAGTGGAACGCGGCGGCCGACAAGGGCGCCCCCGTCTCCCGGACCGACCCGCCCCTGTCCGTAGAGCAGTTGAAGGGCCTGGTCACCTCGACCACCTGGCACGCGGCCCTCAACGACCTGCCGGCGGCCGAGCCCGAGCCGGCGCCCCCGCCGGAGTCGATCGTCCTGCGGGACCGGAAGGCCGTGGACGCCCTGGAACAGCTGATGACCCGGCTCAGGATCACCGTCCCGATCGTCTCCCGGGGCGGGCAGGACTCGTACGGCTTCGTCGTGCTCGACGACGGCAAGGGCAAGTCCCTGGTCCAGATCAACGTCCAGCCGGCCGCGAGCCCCTCGGGGTTCTCGGGGAACTCCGCCTTCACCACGCAGTCCGACGGCACCAAGGTGCGGGAAGCGACGGGGCCCGGGGAGAAGAACAAGGGCGTGACCCAGTGGAAGGTGGACACCCTGCGCACGGACGGGCTGCGCGTGCTGGTCACCGCCTTCAACACGGCCGACCAGAACGGCCCGGCCACCCGCCCCGCACCCGCGCTGACGATGAAGCAGCTACGGCAGATCGCGCTCGCCCCGGAATGGAAGCTCACCACGCCTGTCGGCTGACGGCCTCATTTGGCGTCCGCGTAGCACTCCACGACCGCCGTCGTGAACGGGAAGCGGACCGGGGTGTCGCCGAAGGCGATCCGGCCGGCCCGTTCGCCGGCGGCGCGGATCGCCTCCACGACGGCCTCGGCCTCCTCGGCCGGGCAGTGCACGATCACCTCGTCGTGCTGGAAGAACACCAGCTCGGCGCGCATGTCGACGGTCGCCTGCCGCAGGGCCGCGAGCAGCAGCAGGGCCCAGTCGGCCGCGCTGCCCTGGACGACGAAGTTACGGGTGAACCGGCCGCGGGCCCGGGTGTTCGTCGAGGCGTAGCTCGGGGTCCAGCCGTCCTCCCGGTCCTGCGCGGTCCGGCCCCCGCCCTCCCCGTACCCCTCGCCCGGGTCGACGCCTCCGTCACCGGCCTCGTCCCCCTCGCCGGAGCCGGCCGGTGGCGGGCAGGTGCGGCCCAGCCAGGTCCGTACGAGCCGCCCCTCCTCCCCGGCCTTCGCCGCGTCGTCCACGTACGCGACGGCCCGGGGGAAGCGACGGCGGAGCGCGGCCAGGTTCTTCAGGCCGTCCCCGGAGGTCTGACCGTAGACGGCGCCGAGCACGGCGAGCTTGGCCTTGTCCCGGTCACCGGAGAAGCCCTGGCGGGAGACCGCGGTGTACAGGTCCGAGGCCTCCCCGGCGACCTCCATGAACGCGCGGTCGCGGGAGATCGCGGCGAGGACGCGCGGCTCCATCTGGTCGGCGTCGGCGACGACGAGCCGCCAGCCCGGGTCGGCGACCACGGCTCGGCGGATCACCTTGGGGATCTGCAGGGCCCCGCCGCCGTTGGTGACCCAGCGGCCGGTGAGGGTGCCGCCGGGGATGAACTCGGGGCGGAAGCGGCCGTCCCGGACCCAGTCCGCGAGCCAGGTCCAGCCGTGTGCGGTGTAGATCCGGTAGAGCTTCTTGTACTCGATCAGCGGCTCGACGGCGGGATGGTCCAGCTCCTGGATCTCCCAGCGGCGGGTGGACCTGAGCTTGATGCCGGCCCCGGCGAAGGCCTTGATCACGTCCGCGGGCAGATCGGGGCGCACCCGTCTGCCGAAGGCGTCGGAGACCCGGTCGGCGAGCTCGGCGAGGCGCCGGGGCTCCCCGCCGCCCGCGTACCGCTCACCGAGCAGCTCGGTCAGCAGCGCGCGGTGCACGTCGGCCCGCCAGGGCAGGCCCGCGCGGTTCATCTCGGCGGCGACGAGGAAGGCCGCCGACTCGGCGGCGGTGAGCAGCCGCATCCGGTCGGGGTGGGCGGTGGCGTCGATCCGCCTCGTCTGGTCGGCGTGGACGGCGAGCAGGGCGTCCAGGGGGACCGGCGTGGGCTGCGGGTCGAAGAGGGAGTCCTGGGCGCGGGGCTCGGCGGCGCGCGGGCGCGGATCGGGCGGTACGGGCGCGTCGTTGAGCCGGGCCCAGGCGGCGGCCGCCGAGCGGGGTTCGCCGAAGCGGCCCTCGTGGCCGAGGAGCAGCAGCTCGGCGGCCTCGATGTCGTGGCACCGCTCGACGCGGGCGCCGGCGGCGAGCAGCCGGGGGTACACGGCCGCGGTGGACCGCCACACCCAGCGGGTGCCGGGCGGGGCGGCGCGGATCGCCTCGGCGGGGTCGCGGACGCGCATCCGGCTTCCGTCGCAGGGAGGTACGGGCGCGGCGTGCCACCACCCGTCGCCGTCCTCGGCGAGGGCCCACCGGGGAGTGCGGTCGCTCATGGGTGCGAGTGTCCCACCGGGGTCCGACAGTGGCGGTCCCGCCGTGCCGTGGCCGCCGGCCGGGCGAGGCCGAACCGGGGGCGGGGCCGGGCGGGTGCTGCGCCGTTGCCGGGGCGCCGCCCCGGACCCCGCGCCTCGATCGCCGGCGGGGCTGAGAAGAGCGCCTCGGACGCCGGCGGGAGCGGCCGGGCCGGCGGGAAGGGGACGCGAAGGCGGACATGCCAAGCTGAGCGGTGTGAGAGACCTTGCCGAGACCGTCGACCGAGCCTTCGCCGCCGCCCTCTACGCCCAGGACGACGCCGGGCTGGACACCGGCGCCTCGCTGCTCGTCGCGGACCAGGCGGGCTGGCCCGCGGTCGGGCGGGAGCTGCTGGCGCGCGGGGAGGCGTACGTACGCCAGGGCTGGGAGCGGGGCTGGCAGCCGGCCGACGTGCTGCGGCTGGTCCGCCGGGACCTCGACGAGCGGCACCTGCGGATCACCGGCGACCTGATCGCCGCCGAGGCACGCCGCTACGCCCGGCTCCCGGCGCGCTGGGGCGCCGACGAGGTGTGGTGGGGCGGCGACGACGCGTACGCCGACCGGCTCGCGCAGCGGGAACGGTCCGACCGGTTCACGCTGGCCACCGCCTTCCTGGAGGTGCTGCGGCTGCTGATCCGGCTGCCCTCGATCGAGCCGGTGGGTGCGCTGCCCGGCGATCCGGTCGACGCCCTCGCGGAGCACGCCCACATCGAGCCGCGCATGCTGGGCCGGATCCGGGCCCTGCTCGCCAAGGCCGAGGCGACCACCTATCCGGAGGAGGCGGAGGCGCTCAGCGCCAAGGCCCAGGAGCTGATGGCCCGGCACACCGTGGACGAGGCCCTGCTCGCGGCGAGCGGCAAGGGTCCCGCCCAGGTGCCCGGCGCCTGCCGGATCGGTGTCGAGCCGCCGTACGAGGAGGCGAAGGCGGTGCTGCTCGACGCGGTGGCCGGCGCCAACCGCTGCCGGGCGGTGTGGAACAGCGGCTTCGAGTTCTCCACGGTGGTCGGCTTCGAGAGCGACCTGGAGGCGGTGGAGCTGCTGTACACCTCGCTGCTCGTGCAGGGCACGGCGGCGATGACCCGCGCGGAGGCCGCACAGCGTTCCGGCGGACGCAAGCGCACGAAGACGTTCAGGCAGTCGTTCCTGCTCGCCTACGCCAGTCGGATCGGCCACCGGCTCGCCGAGACCGCCGAGCACACGGCGACGGAGACCCCCGACAACCTGCCGGCCCTGGTGGCCCGCGACGTGGCGGTCACCTCACGGGCGGAGGAGATGTTCCCCCGGACCACCACGACCCGGCTGCGGGGCGCCACCGACCACGCGGGCTGGGAGGACGGCACGGCGGCCGCCGACCGCGCCCACATGGGCGGCAGGCGGAAGCCGCTGCCGGGTACCCGCGCGGACACGCCCTAAGGAGTCTCCTCCGAGCGCAGGGCGCGCGCCTCGGACTTCAGGATGCGCATCGACCGGCCCAGCGAGCGGGCCATGTCGGGCAGCCTCTTGGAACCGAACACCAGCAGGCAGACCACCAGGACCACGATCAGGTGCCAGGGCTGGACGGCGTTGCGGAGCACGGGCGTTCCACCTTTCGGACGAGCCGGCGTCTTTTCGAACGACCGCCTCATGGAACAGGCACATCCGGGGTCAGGACAAATCTGAAGAAGTCCTGAAAACCGTTACGCTCGGCGCCATGAGCTGGCTCCGGGCACTGAAGGGCACCGCCCGCTCGGGTCTGACGATCGAGCGGGCCCGCCTCGAACCCCTCGCCGCCCTGCGGGCCGCCGCCGGCCTCGCGATCGTCATCGCCGCCGGACTCGCCTTCCTCGGTCCCGGATCGGCCGCCAGTGCCGCCCTCGGCGCCTTCATGGCCGCCATCGCCACCTTCCAGCGGAGCTGGCGCCCGCGCCCCGCGCTCGCCCTCGCCTCCGGTCTGACCCTGGCCGTCTCCACCTTCGTCGGCTACCTCGTCGGCGCCTCGCACACCGGGCTGTTCCTCGCCCTCCTCGCCGTCTGGACCTTCGGGGCGGGCCTGCTGTGGGCGGCCGGGCCCACCGCCGGGACCATCGCCTCCGGCAACGTCGCGGTCATGCTGGTCACCGTCACCCTGCCCACCTCCGCGGCGCAGGCCGCCGGGCACGCCGTGATCATCGCCGCCGGTGGGGCGGTCCAGGCCCTGCTGATCGTGCTCTTCCCCGTCCGCCGCTGGGGCGCCCAGCGCGACGCCCTCGCCGACGCGCTCGCCGCCGAGGCCGACTACGCCCGCCGGCTGCGCCAGGACCCCGTCTCGCCCTTCGACCCCGAGCCCCTGATGCGGGCACGGGCCGCCGCCACCGTCACCTCGCGCCAGGCCCGGCGGCGCCCCGCCGAGCTGCACGGGGCGCGGGGGCTCGCGGAGCGCATCCGGCCGGTGCTGGCCTCGCTCGCCGATCCGGCCGTGGGAGCCCCGGCCGAGGGCCCGGGCCGGGACCGGGTGCGCGAGCTGTTGGCCGCCGCCGGGGAGGTCCTGGACGCCGCCGCGCGCGCGATCCGCCGCGGGGAACCCGTGCGGCTCCCCGGACCGTCGCTCGCCGTCCTGAGGTCCCCCGACACGGCGGATCTCCTCACCGGCGCGCCGCTTCGGGCCGCGCGCCGGCTCGCCGCCCTGCTGGACGACGTACTGGAGACGGCCGAGCCGGGATCCGGGCGGACCGCCGACGCCGCCGAGTCGATGCTGCGGCCCGGTCTGATCGCCCTCGTGCCGTCGGTCCTGGCCGCCGTACGGGCCGAACTGCGCCCCGGATCGCCGATCCTGCGGCACGCCCTGCGGGTCACCGCCGTGACCTGCGCGGGCTACGTCATCGGCCAGGCGCTGCCCCTGGGGCACGGCTACTGGGCCCCGATGGCCTCGGTGATGATCATGCGGCCGGACTTCGGACAGACCTACGCGCGCGCCGTCGCCCGCTTCGCCGGCACCCTCGTCGGGGTCGCGGTCGCCACCGGCATCGTCCAGCTCGCCCAGCCCGGCATGTACCTGTCCGGGTTCCTCGCCGTGATCAGCGCCTGGCTCATGTACACCCTGCTGCGCACCGGGTACGCCGTCGCCCAGCTCTTCGTCTCCGCCTACGTGGTCTTCCTGCTCGGCATGGGCGGCGTCCGCTGGGACCAGACCGTGCCCGACCGCGTCACCCTCACGCTGGTCGGCGGACTGCTCGCCATGATCGGCTACGCCCTCTACCCGGCCTGGGAGACCCCGCGGCTGCGGTCCCGGCTCGCCGACTGGCTCGCCGCCGGCGGACGGTACGCGGCCGCCGTGCTGGAGCAGTACGGCGACCCGGCCGGGGCCCGGCGCGCCGATGTGCGCGAGGCCCTGCTGGCGGCCCGCGACGCCCGGATCGCCTGGCAGGAGGCGCTGGACCGGGCCGCCGGGGAGCCGGTGCGCCACCGCGGGCTGTCCCGGGCGGCCGCCGACGTGGCGGGGGACGCCCTGGCCGCGCTCGGCCGGTGCTCCATGCTGCTGGAGGCCCACCTCCCGGACCGCGGGCACGCCCCGGAGCCCCGCGCCGCCGCCCTGGCCGAGGCGCTGCGCGGCGACACCGAGGCGGGCGCGAAGGCGGTACGGGAGCGGCGCGCGCCGCGGTGGGAGGGGGTCCGGGCGGTGCTGGCGGAGTGGGGCGCACCGGAGCGGACGGTGCTGGGCGGGGCCGCCGCTCAGCTCCTGGAGGCGCTGGACGAGGTGTCCGAGGCCCTTACTCCTGAGTAGGGACCTGTCTGTGATCAATGGACCACCCCGCGTGCACGTGCATCTGCCCATGCAGCAGCTCATGAACACAGCTATGATCCGGAGGAGTTGACATCTGCACTATCGGGGGCTTCCTGTGGACCACGCGTACAACGGGATGGCAGCTGCAGAACTCGCTACCTTGTTTGAGCTGACGTGGCAGAAGAGCAGACACAGCAACTCGCAGGGTTCCTGCGTGGAGTTCGCACGGCTGCCGGGAGGCGATGTCGCCATGCGCAATTCGCGCTTTCCCGACGGACCGGCGCTCGTCTACACGCCGGCCGAGATAGAGGCCCTGCTGCTGGGCGTCAAGGACGGCGAGTTCGATCACCTGATCAGCTGACGGAACAGCGCATCCATCAGGCCATGCACGTGCACTGGCCGGGATCGATCGCAATGATCGATCCCGGCCAGTTGTCGTGTCGGTCGTCCTGATCCGCACCCCTGATG comes from Streptomyces virginiae and encodes:
- a CDS encoding serine hydrolase domain-containing protein, which encodes MTTRRRSAAVTLAAVGLLMGPVGAGAGAAYAWDAAAPTAPVPAATVPAPTPNPAASDEFAQLTPAVTRQLDTAIKQVLAEAKIPGVIVSVSAPGKGDYVRSFGVADKATGAPMTPNLNMRIGSVTKTFTVTALLELVDEGKVGLDDPIGKYVDGVPNGDRITLRELAGMRSGLFNYSADEGFYKAFTSNPDRPFTPQELLAYSFEHPVLFEPNAKFYYCNTNLILLGLVVEKVSGVPLDTFVDREVVEPAGLKHTLFPTGPEFPAPHAQGYTDQTASGKVETSTDWNPSWAWAAGAMISDLSDLRSWAKTLATGTLLTPATQAQRLDVVDALPGTGYGLGIFNVQGWIGHNGSLPGYGSLVLYLPEAKATLVVLLNTDIGYQGQEPSTLVGEAITKIVTPDRVYTLPAQPAS
- a CDS encoding outer membrane protein assembly factor BamB family protein; the protein is MTGRTSGPRPEPDERRTAGFGPPPAPFAPPPPPAPPVPPTVTAPLPGGRGRRRLPRPVVAVGAALALLAGLLVIGGGAYRLTVRGHSAEPLAGPTGTPSVDQGDGKGPGGGPAGGFEAYDPNAGIRAGEARVWLRDNQAEVAGAGTSQYGPWRVGDTVVSAILNGFTAYAAADGQEKWKLPLQTPMCGIPPAPSATGKLVVGVKESASESSRCTHLQQIDLTTGRAGWKVPLPAENAYDSSTQFEPAISGDTVVVVRSAVMSGFSVTDGRKLFGTSSPNGCYPYGIAGGSRLIAVRQCPDPKDAVARGQAMVEELDPATGAARWSYKYAPDWTVGRVLSVDPLVVAAHHKDKKTWNLTAFAADGTVRSQSVPTFGVSGRCNGFGNATGFQECYAVAADADSLYIGAGKPGTTLGIDVTNQVVAVDLNTGKERWRTAEQPKGRTMWPLAVEDGKVLTYVTPGSGEAGAVVALAAADGASRPVLQSPAAAAGPEDVFYTHGIRIAWAGGRLFLLNGRVYSPEPRKASRAILSFGK
- a CDS encoding NAD-dependent epimerase/dehydratase family protein, which translates into the protein MRLLLLGGTDFAGRAVAEGAVARGWDVTVFHRGEHPAPPGVRVRHGDRTREDGLAALATGEWDAVVDTWSGAPTVVRDAADLLAGRVGRHAFVSSRSVYAWPVPVGLDEFGPLAEGDPDAESTDFAADKRGSELAVLRAFGEDRTLLVRPGLILGPRENAGRLPWWLNRIARGGGIPAPGPRDTPLQYVDVRDLAAWLLDALESSLHGPYNLVSQPGHTTIGELLDLCARVTGGAAELRWTSPEAIAAAEVSPWTDLPVWAPPGTDFHAAIHTGDVARAHATGLVCRPVTETVTDTWTWQRSVPEAELKLADGLTEEAEARLLKG
- a CDS encoding bifunctional 3'-5' exonuclease/DNA polymerase, with protein sequence MSDRTPRWALAEDGDGWWHAAPVPPCDGSRMRVRDPAEAIRAAPPGTRWVWRSTAAVYPRLLAAGARVERCHDIEAAELLLLGHEGRFGEPRSAAAAWARLNDAPVPPDPRPRAAEPRAQDSLFDPQPTPVPLDALLAVHADQTRRIDATAHPDRMRLLTAAESAAFLVAAEMNRAGLPWRADVHRALLTELLGERYAGGGEPRRLAELADRVSDAFGRRVRPDLPADVIKAFAGAGIKLRSTRRWEIQELDHPAVEPLIEYKKLYRIYTAHGWTWLADWVRDGRFRPEFIPGGTLTGRWVTNGGGALQIPKVIRRAVVADPGWRLVVADADQMEPRVLAAISRDRAFMEVAGEASDLYTAVSRQGFSGDRDKAKLAVLGAVYGQTSGDGLKNLAALRRRFPRAVAYVDDAAKAGEEGRLVRTWLGRTCPPPAGSGEGDEAGDGGVDPGEGYGEGGGRTAQDREDGWTPSYASTNTRARGRFTRNFVVQGSAADWALLLLAALRQATVDMRAELVFFQHDEVIVHCPAEEAEAVVEAIRAAGERAGRIAFGDTPVRFPFTTAVVECYADAK
- a CDS encoding GNAT family N-acetyltransferase, producing MNGQAAQRDGRSPAEESPSAVAVRAAGEADVDAAAVLFRGYLDFYEVDIEDPDAPRAFLAERIAKDESLVLLADVPELGTVGFAQVYRGFSSLSLKTAWVLNDLYVAPAGRRTGAGRALLREVLRRAREAEVSGVQLETAYDNTVAQGLYETEGFVREEFHVYFHDLG
- a CDS encoding SigE family RNA polymerase sigma factor, producing the protein MRRARRDGFGEFAASRSGHLHRSACLLVGGDTRLAEDLVRETLGRMYLRWGRISRVDDPAAYAQTVLVRVFLTHQRRRSPQERPVGELPDAVAPTLLEALGRLAPKDRAVLVLRYWEDRSVEETADAMNTGSAAIRTRTSRALDRLREQLGGDLTAFVDR